In the Drosophila gunungcola strain Sukarami unplaced genomic scaffold, Dgunungcola_SK_2 000001F, whole genome shotgun sequence genome, one interval contains:
- the LOC128261394 gene encoding uncharacterized protein LOC128261394, with the protein MPKPTVDTSYILSRGSSNLSMVPEDDEFDDLEEGTEQMSRFSLTASLTRTQSVLMDYRQFKAARTIQRFVRGWLVRHHLRKAQEWAIVIQKWWRRFQAQRNLNSVAEKVLQSTILAHYDRSATLIQTLYRGWWSRKHVFDLTMLKTLQNTLAKDLVHTLVKYMYLMKRSDLMPGIYTIKESGMCLKTLEQLMSTFGFRYFNAQACYIMNKSLSTVAQGRKAFGSCVDFTDVPYSGFNDKGMCVNRNYSVANLNATEPEHFELVQTFLAGHRKMDMAVTVKLDKIAASAVEELRLKHSKERNNNKKSFIRRIILEMQNWHHPDGEPILPSAIFKKNELDAVLHNAKKTLESLFGQLEPCVCPTTEDLSYLENL; encoded by the exons atgccgAAGCCAACAGTGGATACATCTTACATTCTCTCAAG GGGGTCTAGTAATTTGTCGATGGTTCCTGAAGATGATGAATTTGACGATCTGGAAGAAGGCACTGAACAAATGAGTCGATTCAGCCTAACCGCTAGCCTAACGCG CACGCAGAGCGTGTTAATGGACTACAGACAGTTCAAGGCAGCTCGCACAATTCAGCGTTTCGTACGCGGCTGGCTGGTGCGCCATCATCTCAGAAAAGCCCAGGAGTGGGCGATTGTCATCCAGAAATGGTGGCGACGTTTCCAGGCCCAAAGAAATCTGAACAGTGTGGCCGAAAAGGTCCTGCAATCGACTATTTTGGCCCACTATGACAGGTCTGCCACCCTAATCCAGACCCTTTATCGCGGCTGGTGGTCGCGAAAACACGTCTTCGACCTCACCATGCTCAAGACCCTACAAAACACTCTGGCAAAGGACCTCGTCCACACTCTGGTCAAGTATATGTACCTTATGAAGCGATCTGATCTAATGCCAGGAATTTACACAATAAAAGAGTCGGG CATGTGTCTTAAAACATTGGAGCAACTGATGTCAACGTTCGGCTTTCGCTACTTTAACGCTCAGGCCTGCTACATAATGAACAAGTCCTTGTCAACGGTGGCTCAGGGGCGTAAGGCGTTTGGAAGCTGTGTCGATTTCACCGATGTACCATATTCCGGATTCAATGACAAGGGCATGTGCGTGAATCGGAACTATTCCGTTGCGAATTTAAACGCAACGGAACCCGAACACTTCGAATTGGTTCAGACGTTCCTGGCTGGTCATCGGAAGATGGATATGGCAGTAACGGTTAAGCTTGATAAGATTGCAGCCTCCGCGGTGGAAGAACTTC GACTTAAGCATTCAAAGGagcgaaacaacaacaaaaaaagtttcattAGGCGCATTATTCTTGAAATGCAAAACTGGCACCATCCAGATGGGGAACCAATTCTGCCCAGCGCCATATTCAAGAAAAATGAACTGGATGCAGTGCTGCACAATGCAAAGAAGACCCTGGAATCTCTTTTTGGGCAACTAGAACCGTGTGTTTGTCCCACAACCGAGGACTTATCCTAccttgaaaatctttaa